The following proteins come from a genomic window of Edaphobacter sp. 4G125:
- a CDS encoding aminoglycoside N(3)-acetyltransferase — translation MGIRTGDIVLVHSSLKSLGWVNGGPVAVIQALLRAVGDDGTIVMPTQSNSLTNPENWEAPFAPKEWLETIRDTMPVFDPRITPTQDMGQVAELFRTWPGAIRSKHPSTSFTAFGLLAEEITSNHSLSDPLGVSSPLGKLYRLGAKVLLIGVDFDKCTALHLAERIVWPDRPKVSEGAPLMIDGERQWVSFEVPRLMDSNAFLPIGASVLRAGLAAVGPLGKGKGILIEMRQLVDHAVTIWSSDRNSIPA, via the coding sequence TTGGGGATTCGAACAGGTGACATCGTTCTCGTCCACTCGTCACTGAAATCCCTGGGATGGGTGAACGGTGGTCCCGTTGCCGTCATACAGGCCTTGCTTCGAGCGGTGGGGGATGACGGCACCATTGTCATGCCCACCCAATCCAACAGCCTGACCAATCCAGAAAATTGGGAAGCACCCTTTGCTCCTAAGGAATGGTTGGAGACGATCCGAGACACCATGCCAGTCTTTGATCCTCGCATCACCCCAACACAGGATATGGGGCAGGTTGCTGAACTCTTTCGAACCTGGCCCGGTGCAATCCGCAGCAAACACCCTTCGACTTCATTCACTGCGTTTGGACTTCTCGCAGAGGAGATTACGAGCAACCACAGCTTAAGCGACCCATTGGGCGTAAGTTCCCCTCTCGGAAAACTGTATCGACTTGGTGCGAAGGTCCTGTTGATCGGGGTTGATTTTGACAAATGTACGGCCTTGCATCTTGCCGAACGCATCGTGTGGCCCGATCGACCCAAGGTCTCGGAGGGAGCTCCTCTGATGATCGACGGCGAAAGGCAATGGGTTTCGTTCGAAGTCCCGCGACTGATGGATAGCAATGCTTTTCTTCCCATCGGAGCCAGTGTATTGCGCGCAGGTCTGGCCGCCGTCGGCCCGCTAGGCAAAGGGAAAGGCATCCTCATCGAGATGCGGCAACTTGTCGATCATGCCGTCACGATCTGGTCTTCTGATCGAAATTCCATTCCAGCTTGA
- a CDS encoding histidine kinase: protein MHISQSLILITLLVELGVAAAVSSSLARSRKFKDVLLSPRRTSRQTIELVAMICAPLVLGVLIRVKVPNFLAADLSLATTALLGILVGPLGAMAGGAALAVPALLHHEYWALPINLIIAAIVGAFRKFLEPEDVWSFSPMIDLSIYRWITRNLQRPHLDRQVLLLVLIAVLQLCASAITWFNPRRYFSLYSREWWVELLICATAPIVVGIPLKIWNAIRVERKLEEQERLLLEARLEALQRQINPHFLFNTLNSITSLVRSQPELAREMIVKLANILRVLLKDRDAFVPLREELVFTDDYLDIEVVRFGEKLKVVKEIAPETLDVMVPGMLLQPLIENSIKHGLEPRISGGTVTLRSRIEEDGTLIVEVEDDGVGMSIERNQESGAESLVRQGSGIGMKNVRERMEVQYGSMATVEINSRPGRGTKVTLKMPVLESQTWSQSGKQVIEAAVNAMDSVMRRATRLGG, encoded by the coding sequence ATGCATATCTCACAGTCCCTGATCCTGATCACGCTTCTGGTGGAGCTCGGTGTAGCTGCGGCGGTTTCAAGCTCTCTCGCGCGGTCAAGGAAGTTCAAGGATGTTCTGCTGTCTCCCCGCCGGACGTCACGCCAGACCATCGAGCTGGTAGCGATGATCTGCGCGCCACTGGTTCTCGGCGTGCTGATTCGCGTCAAGGTGCCGAACTTTCTGGCAGCCGATCTCTCGCTGGCGACGACGGCGCTTTTGGGCATCCTGGTTGGACCCCTGGGAGCCATGGCCGGGGGAGCGGCGCTTGCTGTGCCCGCTTTGCTGCATCACGAATACTGGGCACTGCCCATCAACCTGATCATCGCGGCTATCGTCGGAGCCTTCCGCAAGTTCCTGGAGCCGGAAGACGTATGGTCGTTCTCTCCAATGATTGATCTCAGCATCTATCGCTGGATCACCAGAAATCTTCAACGGCCGCATCTCGATCGACAGGTCTTGTTGCTGGTGCTAATCGCGGTTCTGCAGCTTTGCGCAAGCGCCATTACATGGTTCAATCCGCGAAGATACTTCAGCCTGTATTCAAGAGAGTGGTGGGTCGAGCTCCTCATCTGCGCCACTGCTCCCATAGTCGTCGGAATCCCGCTGAAGATCTGGAACGCGATCCGTGTGGAAAGAAAGCTCGAAGAGCAGGAGCGCCTCCTGCTCGAGGCGCGGCTCGAAGCCTTGCAACGGCAGATCAATCCTCACTTCCTCTTCAATACGCTGAACTCGATTACGTCCCTCGTTCGTTCGCAGCCCGAGCTGGCGCGAGAAATGATCGTCAAGCTGGCCAACATCCTTCGTGTTCTGCTGAAGGATCGCGATGCGTTTGTTCCTCTGCGAGAAGAGCTGGTCTTTACCGACGACTATCTCGACATTGAAGTGGTACGGTTTGGAGAGAAGCTGAAGGTCGTCAAAGAGATTGCTCCGGAGACGCTCGATGTCATGGTTCCAGGAATGCTTCTTCAGCCGCTGATTGAAAACAGCATCAAGCATGGTCTTGAACCGAGGATCAGTGGTGGAACGGTCACTCTCAGAAGCCGCATTGAAGAAGACGGGACGCTGATCGTTGAGGTCGAAGACGACGGCGTTGGCATGTCGATTGAGCGCAATCAGGAGTCTGGTGCGGAGTCGCTGGTTCGTCAGGGTTCTGGAATCGGAATGAAGAATGTGCGCGAACGTATGGAGGTCCAATACGGAAGTATGGCCACCGTCGAGATAAATAGCCGACCTGGGCGCGGAACCAAAGTGACGCTGAAGATGCCTGTGCTGGAATCACAAACCTGGTCGCAGAGCGGAAAGCAGGTGATTGAGGCTGCTGTGAACGCAATGGACAGTGTGATGCGCCGGGCCACTCGGCTGGGTGGATGA
- the bshA gene encoding N-acetyl-alpha-D-glucosaminyl L-malate synthase BshA: protein MKIGITCYPTYGGSGVVATELGIELAARGHQVHFITSSQPFRLTGREANIHFHEVSVSTYPLFEYPPYDLALATRMAEVADFYSLDLLHVHYAIPHSVSALLASQMIEAHTQLSRRRKLPFITTLHGTDITLVGLDPSYLPITRFAIERSDGVTAISSHLAERTREAFGVVSEIEVIRNFVNCDVYVRKPELVAEMRPRFAAPDEHLFVHLSNFRPVKRVTDVIEVFARVAHALPARLMLIGDGPDRSVAEQLALRYNVQDRIHFLGKQDAVHELLPLADLMIMPSQMESFGLAALEAMACRVPAIATRVGGVPELIDDQVNGLLFELGDVDAMAEAAISLLKAPDRLQAMSQAARHTAQERFCTTRIIPLYESYYQRVLDRVK, encoded by the coding sequence ATGAAGATCGGCATCACGTGCTATCCCACCTATGGGGGCTCCGGCGTCGTTGCCACCGAGCTCGGAATTGAGCTCGCCGCGCGCGGTCACCAGGTCCACTTCATCACCTCGTCGCAGCCGTTCCGGCTCACTGGACGTGAGGCCAACATCCACTTCCATGAGGTCTCCGTCTCCACCTACCCTCTATTCGAATATCCCCCCTACGACCTTGCACTCGCCACCCGCATGGCTGAGGTCGCTGACTTCTACTCTCTCGATCTGCTGCATGTTCACTACGCCATTCCGCACTCGGTTAGTGCGCTGCTTGCCAGCCAGATGATCGAGGCTCATACGCAACTTTCCCGTCGCCGCAAGCTGCCCTTCATCACCACGCTGCACGGAACCGATATCACGCTTGTGGGCCTCGATCCCTCGTATCTACCCATCACTCGCTTTGCGATTGAGCGTTCGGATGGAGTGACTGCGATCTCGAGCCACCTTGCGGAACGCACTCGCGAGGCCTTCGGAGTGGTCTCTGAGATCGAGGTGATTCGCAACTTCGTCAACTGCGATGTCTACGTTCGCAAGCCAGAACTTGTGGCAGAGATGCGCCCGCGCTTTGCGGCTCCTGACGAACACCTTTTCGTCCATCTCTCGAACTTTCGCCCTGTAAAGCGAGTGACAGACGTGATAGAGGTCTTCGCGCGCGTAGCTCATGCTCTTCCTGCGCGACTCATGCTCATCGGTGATGGCCCCGATCGCAGTGTCGCCGAGCAGCTTGCTCTACGCTACAACGTGCAGGACCGCATCCATTTCCTTGGGAAACAGGATGCCGTGCATGAGCTGCTTCCGCTTGCAGACCTCATGATCATGCCCAGCCAGATGGAGTCCTTTGGACTGGCAGCTCTCGAAGCGATGGCCTGCAGGGTCCCTGCGATTGCCACTCGCGTTGGAGGAGTTCCTGAGCTCATCGATGACCAGGTAAATGGCCTTCTCTTTGAGCTTGGCGATGTCGATGCAATGGCGGAGGCTGCAATCTCGCTCCTCAAAGCCCCAGATCGTCTGCAAGCGATGTCGCAAGCGGCGCGGCATACAGCCCAGGAGCGGTTCTGTACAACCCGCATCATTCCGCTCTACGAAAGCTACTATCAGCGCGTGCTGGACCGCGTGAAATAG
- a CDS encoding ChbG/HpnK family deacetylase — protein MSSRLIINADDFGLTHGINRSIAELHQAGVLTSATLMATGPAFDDAVAIAQDTPSLGVGCHVVLTDGVPACSPEKIPSLLGPDGRTFRPSLLDFVQALLRGHIREPDIEREAEAQIHKLQDAGIMITHVDTHKHSHLFPAVTRPLLRVLERAGIRAIRNPFEPEFTRRLAHAGFKRRFQISLLNRFRPAFLNHPEVKEHKVFTTDGTLGVSATGNLNASTLSEILDTMPSTGIFELVCHPGYNDHDLDRVTTRLRAHREIEMQALLSALPRALAQPNRLALIHYGELATKTPTSVVTRSQTVQ, from the coding sequence ATGTCCTCCCGCCTCATCATCAACGCAGACGATTTTGGTCTTACCCACGGCATTAACCGCTCCATCGCTGAACTTCATCAGGCAGGCGTGCTGACCTCTGCTACGCTGATGGCGACCGGGCCTGCTTTCGACGATGCAGTTGCGATCGCCCAGGACACACCTTCTCTTGGCGTGGGTTGCCATGTCGTGCTCACAGACGGAGTGCCAGCCTGCTCCCCCGAGAAGATTCCCTCGCTGCTGGGCCCTGATGGAAGGACCTTTCGTCCTTCTCTGCTCGATTTTGTTCAGGCATTGCTGCGCGGACACATTCGCGAACCTGACATCGAGCGCGAGGCCGAGGCGCAGATCCATAAGCTGCAAGATGCTGGCATCATGATTACGCACGTCGATACGCACAAACACAGCCATCTCTTCCCTGCTGTAACACGCCCTCTTCTTCGCGTGCTGGAGCGCGCAGGCATTCGCGCAATTCGCAACCCATTCGAGCCTGAATTTACGCGCCGCCTGGCGCACGCCGGCTTCAAACGTCGCTTTCAAATCAGCCTCCTCAATCGCTTCCGGCCAGCTTTCCTGAACCATCCTGAAGTGAAAGAACATAAGGTTTTCACCACCGATGGCACTCTCGGGGTATCCGCTACGGGAAACCTCAATGCATCGACGCTTTCCGAGATCCTCGACACTATGCCGTCCACCGGAATCTTCGAACTGGTTTGCCATCCGGGGTATAACGATCACGACCTGGACCGCGTCACCACGCGGCTTCGCGCGCATCGGGAGATTGAGATGCAGGCGCTGCTCTCTGCTCTTCCTCGCGCTTTAGCGCAACCGAACCGCCTTGCGCTCATCCATTATGGAGAGCTGGCGACAAAGACACCGACCTCCGTTGTCACTCGTAGTCAGACAGTCCAGTAG
- a CDS encoding HD domain-containing protein, translated as MMNGDIFAPFNELASRLLPVLSVGDGAHDLSHLIRVWRNVKEIQRGEGGDMEILAAAVLLHDCVDVPKNSPMRSQASRLAAAEATTQLNALGWQASRTHWVASAIESHSYSAGITPATLEASILQDADRLDAIGYTGIARCFYTAGRMGSSLYEPSDPSGEQRPLDDAAFALDHFAAKLLNLAEGFRTATGRSIAAQRHEAVHSFYVGMLQEVG; from the coding sequence ATGATGAACGGTGATATCTTCGCACCCTTCAATGAACTCGCAAGCAGGCTCCTGCCCGTGCTGTCCGTAGGCGATGGCGCCCATGACCTCTCTCATCTCATCCGAGTATGGCGGAATGTAAAGGAGATCCAACGGGGTGAGGGCGGCGATATGGAGATCTTAGCTGCGGCCGTTCTACTGCACGACTGTGTTGATGTACCCAAGAACTCACCAATGAGGTCACAGGCATCAAGACTAGCCGCAGCCGAGGCGACGACTCAGCTCAACGCCTTAGGGTGGCAGGCGAGCCGAACGCACTGGGTGGCATCAGCGATTGAAAGTCACAGCTATTCGGCAGGAATTACACCAGCGACTCTCGAGGCCTCTATCCTGCAGGATGCTGACCGTCTCGACGCAATAGGCTATACAGGAATCGCGAGATGCTTCTACACGGCGGGACGGATGGGATCTTCCCTTTACGAGCCTTCTGACCCAAGCGGCGAACAACGCCCCTTAGACGATGCCGCTTTTGCACTGGATCATTTCGCCGCAAAACTGTTGAATCTGGCAGAAGGCTTCAGAACAGCTACTGGACGCTCGATCGCGGCGCAACGACATGAGGCAGTCCACAGTTTCTATGTGGGGATGTTGCAGGAAGTTGGATAA